The following DNA comes from Chrysiogenes arsenatis DSM 11915.
CGACCAGCACTTCAAGCACGTCCAGCGAGCCCTTACGATCGACAATCAATTTATAGTGCGGCTCACACTGCTCAATTTTACACAAAACCTCTTCTATTTGCGATGGGAAAACATTTACACCACGAATAATGAGCATATCGTCCGAACGCCCCGTCGGCTTTTCCATCCGCACATGCGTACGACCGCACGGGCAGGGCTCGGCCAGCAGCCGCGTCATGTCGCGTGTACGGTAGCGAATGACCGGCAAAGCCTCTTTGGTAAGCGTCGTGATCACCAGTTCACCCAACTCGCCATACGGCAAGCGCTGCAGCGTGACAGGATCGATTATCTCGACCAAAAAGTGATCTTCGCTAAAATGCATCCCCTGTTTTTCCAGACATTCATAGGCCACACCCGGCCCCATAACTTCTGACAAACCATAGTTATCCGTCGCCTGAATATGCAGCCGCCGCTCGATTTGCTGGCGCATTTCATGCGTCCACGGTTCAGCACCAAATAGCCCTGTCTTCAAGTAGAGCTCTTCCGGCTTTATCCCCATGTGCTCCATCGCCTCCGCCAGGTACATAGCGTACGAAGGGGTGCAAATCAGTGCCGTTGAACGATAGTCGCGCATAATCATAATCTGCTTTTGGGTGTTTCCGCTCGACATCGGAATCACCGACGCGCCAACTTTTTCCGCACCATAGTGCAAGCCAAAACCACCGGTGAAAAGCCCATAGCCAAAGGCAATCTGAATCACATCATCCGCCGTCACACCACTTGCACTGAGCAAACGCGCGACTAATTCACTCCACGTATCAAGATCGTTACGCGTATATCCAACGACAGTTGGCTTTCCCGTTGTGCCACTTGAAGAGTGAATGCGGACGATATCGCGCATCGGAACCGCAAACATACCGTATGGATAATTATCGCGAAAATCATCTTTCGTCGTAAAGGGAAACTGCGCCAGATCGTCCAGCGAACGGATCATCGAAGGTTTCAAGCCATGCGCATCCAGCGATTCGCGGTAAAAGTCGACGTTACGATAGGCGTGATTCACCGTACTAATCAGCCGCTCAAGCTGGAGTTGATCAAGATCGCTGCGACCCATACATTCTTGTTCTTGATCGCGGAACATGACTATTTTTCCCATTTTTCTTTATAATCCTTTCCCAGATACGCTCGTTTAATTTCATTACTGTGAAGCAGCTTTTCTGACGCCCCTTCCATCACAAACTGGCCATTTTCGAGCACATAGCCACGATCACAGAGTTGCAGCGCTTTTTTTGCGTTCTGCTCAACCATCAATACGCTCAAACCATCTGCCCGGAGCGAAGCGATGTGGGCAAAAATTTCGTCGGTTATCAGGGGAGCGAGTCCCATGCTCGGCTCATCCATCAAAAGCAAGCGCGGCTTTCCCATCAGCGCCCGCCCAATAGCCAGCATCTGCTGCTCGCCGCCCGAAAGCGTGCCAGCATACTGTTTCCGCCTCTCGGCCAATCGCGGAAATTGCTGATACACCATCTCTGTCAAACGGGCCACTTCGCTTTTGCCAAACTTGCGGTGCGTCGTATATCCGCCCAGCAAGAGGTTATCGGCCACACTCAGCGGCGCAAACACGCGTCTACCTTCGGGAACATGACAGATACCAAGGTTGACAATTGACTCCGGTGTCATGCCGACCAACTGATGGCCTTCGTATTCGATAGTTCCCGAGCACTTCGCGATCAGTCCGGAAATCGTCGCCAGCAGCGTTGTCTTCCCAGCACCATTGGCACCAATAATGGTGACATACTCACCCGGTTTGATATGCAGCGCAATATTTTGCAACGCCTGAATCGAACCGTAAAATACGTCAAGGCTACGGATTTTTAACATTCGCCTCAACTCCCAAGATAGGCATCTATAACGGCCTGATTTTGCTGTATTTCACGAGGAGTCCCTTGCGCCAATAAGGCCCCTTGATTGAGCACGATCACATGGTCGCTCACGTTCATCACTAAATCCATTTCGTGCTCAACCAGCAAAATGGATATGCCACGTGCCGCAATTTGACGCAAGAGGTCGCCTAATGCGGCCGTTTCGGTCAACGTCAGCCCTGCTGCCGGTTCATCCATCAAAAGCAGCGCCGGCTCCAGCGTTAAGGCACGCGCAATTTCCACCCAACGTTGCGTGCCGAAACTCAGGGAATGCACTTCCGTATCCGCTAAGTGGGCAATGCCGCAAAATTCGAGCGCCGCTACCGCTCGCTGATGCGCATCGCGCTGCGCGCGAGCACTCCCGGAGCCGATCAAGCTTTTCCAGAACGAGGGGCGCAGCGAGCGCCAACATCCAAGCATAACATTCTGTACCACCGTAAGTTCGCGGAAAAGTTCAAGGTTCTGGAACGTGCGGCCAATGCCGCGCGCAGCAATAGCATGGGTGGGGAGGGTATGAATCGGTTCGCCGCAGAAAAAGACGGTTCCACTATCCAGCTGATAGTTCCCGGTCACAATATTGATGACCGATGTTTTCCCCGCGCCATTCGGGCCAATAAGTGCCGTGATCCCATGACTCTCTGTCAGCTCAAAAGAAACCGTATCAACAGCCAGAATACCGCCAAAACGCTTTACAATGGAATCGAGCGAAAGTAACGCCGCCATTTATTTCGCCAACCGTGCAAGCGCTTGCTTTGCTGCCAGCTGCTCTGCCGCTTTTTTTGACGTCCCTTCGCCACGGCCAAACTCTTCCTGTCCGATCATTAAACGGATGGCAAAGGTTTTTTCGTGATCGGGGCCGTGCTCCGACAACACATGATACGTTGGGATAACGCCGAGTTTCCCCTGCGTCACCTCTTGCAGTTCAGTTTTATAGTCACGCTGTTTTTTTTCAAAAACCACGCCATGAATTTCTGATTCGAGTAAGCCGATAATCACATCTCTAACTTTTTCCAATCCCCCATCAAGATACATAGCGGCGAAAGTCGCTTCCAAAGCATCCGCCAGCAAGCTCGCCTTTTCGCGACCTTGCGTATTCTCTTCCCCTTTGCCAATCAGGAGATAGGCTCCAAGGTTGAGTTTTTTGGATGCAATGCGACTCAGCGTTTTTTCGTTCACCACAAAGGAGCGCGTCTTACTCAACTTCCCTTCTGGCTCATGGGGAAATTGGCGCAACAAATATTCACTCACTACCATCCCTAAAACAGAATCGCCAAGAAACTCCAGACGCTCATTGTTCATGGCGACACTGCTGTGTTTTTCGTTCGCGAAGGAGCGATGCGTGAGGGCTCTTTTAAGAAGGGCAAGATCAGAAAAAGTATACCCTAGCGCCGCTTGAAGCGATGCTAGGGGTGCATGCGAATCATTCAACATTCTACTCCGTTAGCCGTGATACCGCCGGAAAATCAGGGTGGCGTTGGTTCCCCCGAAGCCGAAGGAATTGCTCATTGCATATTCAATATTCGCCTTCTGCGCTACGTGTGGAACATAATTCAAATCACACCCTTCACCTGGCTCATCACAGTTGATAGTCGGTGGAATTATCCCCGTCTCAAGCGCTTTACAGCAGACAACGGCTTCAAAGCCACCTGCCGCTCCAAGCATATGCCCAACCATCGATTTTGTCGAACTGACCAGCAGCGAATCAGCCGCTGCGCCAAACGCACTACGAATCGCTTTACTCTCGTTTAGGTCATTAAAGTGCGTACTGGTGCCGTGTGCATTCACATACGTTGGTGCAATGCCAGGGTCTTTAATTCCAGCATCCTGCAACGCCATCTTCATGCAACGCGCCGCCCCTTCACCATCTGGAGCTGGGCTGGTGATATGGAAAGCGTCGCCTGTCAGACCGTATCCGACCACTTCAGCATAGATTTTCGCGCCGCGCGCCTTGGCGTGTCCCAGCTCTTCGAGCACAACCACACCGGCACCTTCGGCCATAACAAAACCATCGCGATCTTTATCAAAAGGACGCGACGCTTTGGTCGGCTCATCATTACGGGTACTCAGCGCCGTCATCGCCGCAAAGCCACCAACCCCAAGACGGGTAATCGCCGCTTCGGTTCCGCCAGCAAAGGCCACATCGCAGGCACCACGTTCAATCAATTTGAACGCATCGCCAATCGAGTGCGTGCCCGTAGCACACGCGGTTACGGCGCACGAGTTCGGCCCTTTCGCATTGAGGTAAATAGAAACCTGGCCAGAAGCAAGGTTGATAATAACCATCGGGATAAAAAACGGGGTGAGCCGTTTAATCCCTTTCTCCATTACCGTCTTCTGCCAATCCTCAATGGCGGGAAGTCCCCCCATTCCAGAACCGATCATCACGCCAACGCGCGGTGCGAATTCATCGGAAAAAGGGATAGCAAAACCGGCATCTTTTGCCGCTTCGGCCGCGGCACTCATGGAAAACTCAATAAAGCGATCCATTTTTTTGCGATCTTTTTTGGGTACAACTTCAATCGGCAAGTCAAAATTTTTGACTTCGCCCGCTATTTTCGATGGGAGATCGTCAACTTCACACAAAGTCGTCGGGCCGATACCTGAACGCCCGGCAATCAGCGCTTCCCAACTCTCCGCGACACTATTGCCGACCGGGTTTACGGTTCCAAGTCCCGTGACAACAACTCTTCTCATGACACACCTTACCTGATTTTGGCTTTTTCTCAGGCGGTACGGAGCCTGAGTGCTCCACTTGCAGCACATAAAAAGAATGCCCACCTTGCGGTGAGCATCGTGATGCACAGTGGTTTATTACGAATGCTGCTCAATATAATTGATGGCATCTTCCACGGTGGCGATTTTTTCTGCATCGTCATCGGGAATTTCAACGCCGAATTCTTCCTCAAGACCCATCACGAGTTCAACGGTGTCAAGACTGTCAGCACCAAGGTCATCGATAAAGGAGCTTTTCAGGCTAACCTCTGCGATATCTACTCCAAGCTGCTCAGCAACAATTTCTTTAACTTTCTGCTCAATTGACATAAATGCTCCTTTTCGTATGAAAAATATCGTAAGTGCAAAATTACCGTTCAGCTTTAAGGAAATATGGGTCTCCCTGTCAAGGAGAAATTACATATACATTCCACCATTCACAGGTATTACGGCTCCGGTTATGTAGCGAGAAAGATCGCTGGCCAGAAAAACCACGGCTCCGGCAACATCTTCCGGTGTGCCAAAACCAGCGAGTGGGATCTGCCCCAGCATCGTCGCACGCACATCGTCGCTGAGTCCCGCCGTCATATCCGACTCAATAAACCCAGGTGCGACCGCATTCACCAGAACATTTTTTGAAGCAAGCTCGCGAGCCATTGATTTTGTCATCCCGATCAAGCCCGCCTTGGAGGCAACATAGTTAATCTGCCCAGCGTTACCCATCTGTCCGACCACGCTGCTGATATGGATAATGCGTCCCCATTTTTGCTTCATCATCCCACGACAAACAAGCTTGGACAGGAGAAAGGCGCTTTTAAGATTCGTATCAATAACCGCGCTAAAGTCTTCTTCTTTCATCCGCATTAACAAACCATCACGGGTGATTCCTGCATTGTTCACCAAAATATCAATACGACCCAGAAACTCGGTTGCCTCTTTGATAAGCGCCTCGCACGCCTCAGAAGCACCAACATCGCCCCGAATCGCTTTGGCCTTACGCCCCATCGCCACAATTTCGGCAACCACTGCTTCTGCCGCTTCCGCGCTGCTCGCATAGTTGATCACCACGTCGGCTCCCTGCGTTGCCAACTCCAGCGCAATCGCCCGACCAATACCGCGCGACCCACCAGTAACCAGTGCCGTTCTATTTGGTGTGAGCATGACAGAACTCCTCGATTTTTTTGAGATCTTCTGCTGTTTCAAGGCTGAGACACTGAACATTTTTGTCTATCTTGCGCATCATTCCGCTGAGAACCTTACCAGAACCAAGTTCAACAAAGGTATCGAAACCATCACCTACGAGTATTTGCATACTTTCGTACCAGCGCACTGTCGCCGTCACCTGGCGAATCAATGAATCGCGCAGATCGTCTGCGCTATAAATATACGCAGCATCGGCGTTGTTAATTATCGTATAATTCAGATCCATAAACTCAACGCTAGCAATGTTTTCCGCTAATCTATCCTGTGCAGGTTGCATGAGTGAACAATGGAAAGGCGCACTCACCGGAAGCATGACAGCCCGCTTTGCTCCCATTTCCTTGCAGTAGCCACACGCTACCTCGACCGCTTTTGCCGCTCCCGCAATCACGATTTGCGACGGAAGATTATAATTGGCGGGCATCACAACACCCTCCACCGACGCACGCTGGCACGCTTCGGCAATCGCATCGAATTCCAGATTCATGATGGCCGCCATTGCCCCACGACCAACCGGCACCGCATCCTGCATGTATTTCCCACGCAAATGTACCAGTTTAACGGCATCGGCAAACGCCAACCCTCCCGCGCACGTGATGGCTGAATATTCACCAAGAGAGTGCCCAGCCGCTGTTTTCGGCATCATTCCAACTTCACGCCGTAATACTTCATGCGCCATAACACTCGTAACGAGTAATGCCGGTTGCGTGTTATACGTAATCTTCAGCTCTTCTTCTGGCCCTTCAAAACAGAGTTGCTGCAAATTGAAACCCAGCGCATCGTTTGCCTGGTCAAAAAATGTCTGAGTGTACGGAAATTGATCGAGCAGGCTTTTGCCCATACCAACAACTTGAGACCCCTGTCCAGGGTAGAGAAACGCGATATTGCTCACGAAAGAGCCTCCTTTGCTATACCGTAATGAGAGCGCCGCCCCACGTCAAACCGCCACCAAAAGCGGTAAGTACGACTTTTTGGCCAGCGACCAATCGTCCGGTGTCAAATGCATGTTCAAGCGCGATTGGAATCGTCCCTGCCGAGTTGTTACCATATTTTTCAACCGTCACTGCAACCTTCTCAATCGGTAGTCCCAGTCGCTTTGCAACGGCATCAATAATGCGAATATTCGCTTGATGCGGTATGACAAGGTCGACCTGATCTGCCGAAGTCCCACTGAGTTCCAGCAGTTCAACCACGACATCGGCCATTGATTTTACCGCAAGCTTAAAGAGCTCATTCCCGCGCATCTGAATAAAGCCGATAGAACCGGCCTGCTCGCGGGCATGAAGTGGAGACTCAAAGCCATACCTCGGGGTCATCAGCATATCGGCGTACTGTCCATCCGCATGAATAATACATTTTTCGATACCAGGAGTTTCAGACGCTTCAATAATTGCGGCTCCTGCTCCATCACTGAAAAGAATACAGGTGCCGCGATCTGTCCAATCGGTGATGTAGGAAAGTGTTTCCGCCCCAACCAACAAAATGCGGCGATATGAACCAGAACGTATCATCGCATCCGCAATTTTCAGTCCATAAATAAAGCCTGAACATGCCGCAACGATATCAAAGGCAGGTATGCCATTCGCGCCAAGACGCTGCTGCAACTCGCAAGCTGTGCTGGGCATACAAAAATGGTCAGGACTGATGGTAGCCAGAATAATCAGATCTATATCTGTGGCCTTTAAGCCCGCCTTGGAAAGCACCTTTTG
Coding sequences within:
- a CDS encoding phenylacetate--CoA ligase family protein, whose protein sequence is MGKIVMFRDQEQECMGRSDLDQLQLERLISTVNHAYRNVDFYRESLDAHGLKPSMIRSLDDLAQFPFTTKDDFRDNYPYGMFAVPMRDIVRIHSSSGTTGKPTVVGYTRNDLDTWSELVARLLSASGVTADDVIQIAFGYGLFTGGFGLHYGAEKVGASVIPMSSGNTQKQIMIMRDYRSTALICTPSYAMYLAEAMEHMGIKPEELYLKTGLFGAEPWTHEMRQQIERRLHIQATDNYGLSEVMGPGVAYECLEKQGMHFSEDHFLVEIIDPVTLQRLPYGELGELVITTLTKEALPVIRYRTRDMTRLLAEPCPCGRTHVRMEKPTGRSDDMLIIRGVNVFPSQIEEVLCKIEQCEPHYKLIVDRKGSLDVLEVLVEVNQQIFFDEMKKQNALIQRIAAEIRNVTGISPDVKIVEKKTLERFEGKSSRVLDRRLRS
- a CDS encoding ABC transporter ATP-binding protein — encoded protein: MLKIRSLDVFYGSIQALQNIALHIKPGEYVTIIGANGAGKTTLLATISGLIAKCSGTIEYEGHQLVGMTPESIVNLGICHVPEGRRVFAPLSVADNLLLGGYTTHRKFGKSEVARLTEMVYQQFPRLAERRKQYAGTLSGGEQQMLAIGRALMGKPRLLLMDEPSMGLAPLITDEIFAHIASLRADGLSVLMVEQNAKKALQLCDRGYVLENGQFVMEGASEKLLHSNEIKRAYLGKDYKEKWEK
- a CDS encoding ABC transporter ATP-binding protein, with protein sequence MAALLSLDSIVKRFGGILAVDTVSFELTESHGITALIGPNGAGKTSVINIVTGNYQLDSGTVFFCGEPIHTLPTHAIAARGIGRTFQNLELFRELTVVQNVMLGCWRSLRPSFWKSLIGSGSARAQRDAHQRAVAALEFCGIAHLADTEVHSLSFGTQRWVEIARALTLEPALLLMDEPAAGLTLTETAALGDLLRQIAARGISILLVEHEMDLVMNVSDHVIVLNQGALLAQGTPREIQQNQAVIDAYLGS
- the rnc gene encoding ribonuclease III gives rise to the protein MLNDSHAPLASLQAALGYTFSDLALLKRALTHRSFANEKHSSVAMNNERLEFLGDSVLGMVVSEYLLRQFPHEPEGKLSKTRSFVVNEKTLSRIASKKLNLGAYLLIGKGEENTQGREKASLLADALEATFAAMYLDGGLEKVRDVIIGLLESEIHGVVFEKKQRDYKTELQEVTQGKLGVIPTYHVLSEHGPDHEKTFAIRLMIGQEEFGRGEGTSKKAAEQLAAKQALARLAK
- the fabF gene encoding beta-ketoacyl-ACP synthase II, which produces MRRVVVTGLGTVNPVGNSVAESWEALIAGRSGIGPTTLCEVDDLPSKIAGEVKNFDLPIEVVPKKDRKKMDRFIEFSMSAAAEAAKDAGFAIPFSDEFAPRVGVMIGSGMGGLPAIEDWQKTVMEKGIKRLTPFFIPMVIINLASGQVSIYLNAKGPNSCAVTACATGTHSIGDAFKLIERGACDVAFAGGTEAAITRLGVGGFAAMTALSTRNDEPTKASRPFDKDRDGFVMAEGAGVVVLEELGHAKARGAKIYAEVVGYGLTGDAFHITSPAPDGEGAARCMKMALQDAGIKDPGIAPTYVNAHGTSTHFNDLNESKAIRSAFGAAADSLLVSSTKSMVGHMLGAAGGFEAVVCCKALETGIIPPTINCDEPGEGCDLNYVPHVAQKANIEYAMSNSFGFGGTNATLIFRRYHG
- the acpP gene encoding acyl carrier protein; this translates as MSIEQKVKEIVAEQLGVDIAEVSLKSSFIDDLGADSLDTVELVMGLEEEFGVEIPDDDAEKIATVEDAINYIEQHS
- the fabG gene encoding 3-oxoacyl-[acyl-carrier-protein] reductase, with amino-acid sequence MLTPNRTALVTGGSRGIGRAIALELATQGADVVINYASSAEAAEAVVAEIVAMGRKAKAIRGDVGASEACEALIKEATEFLGRIDILVNNAGITRDGLLMRMKEEDFSAVIDTNLKSAFLLSKLVCRGMMKQKWGRIIHISSVVGQMGNAGQINYVASKAGLIGMTKSMARELASKNVLVNAVAPGFIESDMTAGLSDDVRATMLGQIPLAGFGTPEDVAGAVVFLASDLSRYITGAVIPVNGGMYM
- the fabD gene encoding ACP S-malonyltransferase, which codes for MSNIAFLYPGQGSQVVGMGKSLLDQFPYTQTFFDQANDALGFNLQQLCFEGPEEELKITYNTQPALLVTSVMAHEVLRREVGMMPKTAAGHSLGEYSAITCAGGLAFADAVKLVHLRGKYMQDAVPVGRGAMAAIMNLEFDAIAEACQRASVEGVVMPANYNLPSQIVIAGAAKAVEVACGYCKEMGAKRAVMLPVSAPFHCSLMQPAQDRLAENIASVEFMDLNYTIINNADAAYIYSADDLRDSLIRQVTATVRWYESMQILVGDGFDTFVELGSGKVLSGMMRKIDKNVQCLSLETAEDLKKIEEFCHAHTK
- a CDS encoding beta-ketoacyl-ACP synthase III — protein: MIYSKLIAVASALPETVLTNVDLEKLVDTNDEWIRTRTGIRERRIVAPGVKTSDIAFEASQKVLSKAGLKATDIDLIILATISPDHFCMPSTACELQQRLGANGIPAFDIVAACSGFIYGLKIADAMIRSGSYRRILLVGAETLSYITDWTDRGTCILFSDGAGAAIIEASETPGIEKCIIHADGQYADMLMTPRYGFESPLHAREQAGSIGFIQMRGNELFKLAVKSMADVVVELLELSGTSADQVDLVIPHQANIRIIDAVAKRLGLPIEKVAVTVEKYGNNSAGTIPIALEHAFDTGRLVAGQKVVLTAFGGGLTWGGALITV